The DNA region TCGCCGACGAGGCACGCTGGCTCGCCGTCCTGCTGGCGAGCCTGCTGCAGACCGAGCCCGAGGCGTGGGGTCTGGCCGCGCTGCTGACCTTCGCCCAGTCGCGCGCCCCGGCACGCGCGGCCCGGCCGTGGCCGCCGCTGGACGAGCAGGACCCCGGCGAGTGGGACGCGGAACTGATCGCGGAGGGCAGATCGCTGCTGCGCCGGGCGACGGCGCTGGGCGACCCACTCGGTCGCTTCCAGCTGGAGGCGGCGATCCAGGCGGTGCACTGCGACCGGGCGCGCACCGGCGTTCTGGATGCCGAAACGCTCGTGAAGCTGTACCGCGGGCTGGTCGCCATCGCCCCGACCAGCGGCGCGCGCGCTGCCCTGGCCGCCGCCCAAGCGCGTCGGTGACCGCGAGCCGCCGGGTCAGGCGGCGCTGCGCTCCGCAGCCTCGACCACGTTCATCAGCAGGAGCGCGACGGTCATCGGACCGACTCCGCCGGGGTTGGGCGAGAGGAAGCCCGCGACCTCTGCGACGTCGGGGTGCACGTCGCCGTGCACCTTGGCCTTGCCCGTCTCGGGGTCCTGCTCGCGCGTGACGCCAACATCCAGCACGGCTGCGCCGGGCTTGACATCGGCCGCGGTGATGAGGTGCTTGACTCCTGCCGCGGCGACGATCACGTCGGCCTGGCGCAGGTACTGGCCGGCATCGACGGTGCCGGTGTGGGTCAGCGTGACGGTGGCATTGAACTCGCGGCGGGTCAGCAGCAGGCCGATCGAGCGCCCGATGGTGACGCCGCGGCCCACGACGACCACGTGCTTGCCCGTCAGGTCGTACCCGTTGCGCACCAGGAGTTCGATGACACCCCGCGGCGTGCACGGCAGCGGCGAGGTGATCGGGCTGTTGACATTGAGCACGAGCCGCCCCAGGTTCGTCGGGTGCAGTCCGTCGGCGTCCTTGTCCGGGTCGATCCGCTCCAGGATCGCGTCGGTGTCGATGTGCTTGGGCAGCGGGAGCTGCACGATGAAGCCGTGGCAGGCGGGGTCGGCGTTGAGCGCGTCGATGGCCGCTTCGACCTGCTCCTGCGTAGCATCCGCGGGCAGCTCGACCTGGATCGAGTTCATGCCGATCGCCTCGGACTGGCGGTGCTTCATGCCCACGTACAGCTGCGAGCCGGGATCCGCTCCGACCAGCACCGTGGCGATGCCGGGGACGATCCCCCGTTCGGCCAGGGCCGCCACGCGTGCGCGCAGCTCATCCTTGATGGCCGCCGCAGTGGCGACCCCGTCCAGTTTCTGTGCGGTCATGGTTGTCGCCTCCGGAGTTGCGCGAGCGAGGCTCGCAAAGCTTGTCGTATCACTATGCCCGTAGGTATGCGCCCGGGGCAAACGCGCAGGCGATCTACTGGACGAGTCCCGGGTACAGCGGGAACTGCGCGGTCAGCCTCGCGACGCGCGCACGCAGCGCCGACACGTCGGCGTCGGGCAGCAGCGCGGAGGCGATGATGTCCGCCACCTCGGCGAACTCCGCGTCCCCGAATCCGCGCGTGGCCAGGGCCGGCGTGCCGATGCGCAGGCCCGAAGTGATCATCGGCGGGCGCGGGTCGTTGGGCACGGCGTTCCGGTTGACCGTGATGTGGATCTCGTGCAGCAGGTCTTCGGCCTGCTTGCCGTCGATCTGGGCGTCGCGCAGGTCCACCAGCACGAGGTGCACGTCGGTGCCGCCCGAGCGGACCGCGATGCCGGCATCCTTCACGTCCTGTTGGGACAGCCGCTCGGCGAGCATCCGGGCGCCCCGCAGGACCCGCTCCTGGCGCTCTTTGAACTCGGGGGTGGCGGCGAGCTTGAACGCCGTCGCCTTGGCCGCGATGATGTGCATCAGCGGCCCGCCCTGCTGGCCGGGGAACACGGCCGTGTTGATCTTCTTGGCGATCTCGGCGTCATTGGTCAGGATGAAGCCGGACCGCGGGCCGCCGATCGTCTTGTGCACGGTCGAGGAGACCACGTGAGCGTGCGGCACCGGGCTGGGGTGCAGCCCGGCGGCGACCAGACCGGCGAAGTGCGCCATGTCCACCCACAGCAGCGCGCCGACCTCGTCGGCGATCTCGCGGAAACGGGCGAAGTCCAGCTGTCGGGGGTACGCCGACCAGCCCGCGATGATGACCTTCGGACGGAACTCGATCGCCAGGCGGCGCACCTCGTCCATGTCGACGAGCGACGTCTCCGGGTCCACGCCGTACGCGACGATGTTGAACAGGCGGCCGGAGAAGTTGATCTTCATGCCGTGGGTGAGGTGGCCGCCCTGGTCCAGGGACAGCCCCAGCAGAGTGTCGCCGGGGCGGGCGATCGCATGCAGCACGGCCGCGTTCGCGGTGGCACCGGAGTGCGGCTGGACGTTGGCGAATGCCGCTCCGAAGAGGGACTTCGCGCGCTCGATGGCGAGCTCCTCCGCGACGTCGACCTCTTCACAGCCGCCGTAATAGCGGCGGCCGGGGTAGCCCTCGGCGTACTTGTTGGTCAGCACCGACCCCTGGGACTGCAGCACCGAGACCGGCACGAAGTTCTCGGAGGCGATCATCTCCAGGTACCCGCGCTGCCGCTCCAGCTCGCGCTCGAGCACCTGCGCGATCTCCGGGTCGACCTCGGCCAGCGGCGCGTTGAAGTAATGGTCGGTCATGGCGTCTCCTTGACTGCGGCGCGTCCGGTTTCCGTTCGGAAAGCGGTTATTGAGTAGTCCGCGAGGCGGACGTATCGAAATACGCATCGACCCAGGCGTACGGTCGAGTGCCGTGTCGGTCGCTCCCTGGTGGTTACCCACCTCAACGCCAGTCGCGACATTTCGAGCATAACGGATGCCGGTCCGTGCGGTTGCGGGGCACCGCCGGTACGCTGGAGACCCGGTTTGTTAGGAGTCTTTACAGCCCGCCCGTCGGACAGGGTGCACGGTGCCGGTCACACCGGTGCGTGCGCCGGTGGCGGGGTGCCCGGCCGCCGCCCAGAATGGAGCCACCGTGTCAGCACCCGCCCCCTCGTTCGGCGTCGTCCCCGCACCGCTCTCGATCGCGGCGGATGCCACCGCTGCGCCGTTCCGCATCGACGGCCGAGTCCGGATCCTCGGGGACGCGGATGCCGCCGCCGCTCTCACCGCGATCCTCACGGCCCGCACCGGCGTCACCGTGGACGCGCCCACCCCCTCCGCTGCCGAGAGTGCAGCCTCCGCTCCCGAGAGTGCCTCCTCCGCTCCGGAGAGTGCACCCCCGGCTCCCGACAGTGCCTCCACGCCCCGCGCGAGCGGCCCCGCCGTCGAGCTGCGCATCGAGCCCGGCGCGCCCGCCGAGTCGTATCGGCTCACCGCGGAGGCGGCATCCGTCATGGTCACCGGCGCGGACGCGGCCGGACTGTTCTAC from Microbacterium sp. zg-B185 includes:
- the glyA gene encoding serine hydroxymethyltransferase, which translates into the protein MTDHYFNAPLAEVDPEIAQVLERELERQRGYLEMIASENFVPVSVLQSQGSVLTNKYAEGYPGRRYYGGCEEVDVAEELAIERAKSLFGAAFANVQPHSGATANAAVLHAIARPGDTLLGLSLDQGGHLTHGMKINFSGRLFNIVAYGVDPETSLVDMDEVRRLAIEFRPKVIIAGWSAYPRQLDFARFREIADEVGALLWVDMAHFAGLVAAGLHPSPVPHAHVVSSTVHKTIGGPRSGFILTNDAEIAKKINTAVFPGQQGGPLMHIIAAKATAFKLAATPEFKERQERVLRGARMLAERLSQQDVKDAGIAVRSGGTDVHLVLVDLRDAQIDGKQAEDLLHEIHITVNRNAVPNDPRPPMITSGLRIGTPALATRGFGDAEFAEVADIIASALLPDADVSALRARVARLTAQFPLYPGLVQ
- a CDS encoding bifunctional methylenetetrahydrofolate dehydrogenase/methenyltetrahydrofolate cyclohydrolase; amino-acid sequence: MTAQKLDGVATAAAIKDELRARVAALAERGIVPGIATVLVGADPGSQLYVGMKHRQSEAIGMNSIQVELPADATQEQVEAAIDALNADPACHGFIVQLPLPKHIDTDAILERIDPDKDADGLHPTNLGRLVLNVNSPITSPLPCTPRGVIELLVRNGYDLTGKHVVVVGRGVTIGRSIGLLLTRREFNATVTLTHTGTVDAGQYLRQADVIVAAAGVKHLITAADVKPGAAVLDVGVTREQDPETGKAKVHGDVHPDVAEVAGFLSPNPGGVGPMTVALLLMNVVEAAERSAA